A DNA window from Undibacterium sp. YM2 contains the following coding sequences:
- a CDS encoding methyl-accepting chemotaxis protein, protein MISTPSPARFGLRAKMLFAVLAMVLAGFAVTISLLTRQAGSMQQESAQQYAKQLAINNAGKVAERINLALHAARSLALELAAMQASGKADRANADLLLKSVLEGHPEFTGVGTIWEANAFDGNDGEYAGKEGHDATGRYLPYWNRGSGKTQVEALTDYEKEGAGDYYLLAKKSGNEVLLEPYMYKIAGKDVFMTTVTVPVKAKGQVIGAVTVDLPVAGFQEDVSKIHPYETGYASLISNNGIYIGDADAKNVGQNIGDSAAAKTAKAAIKAGQTYSDTVEHSGMQTAVNRIYVPIQIGATTTPWSFVISVPENKILADVHYLRNTAILIGIFSVLVVSAILTFVINRLVIAPLGGEPDVAVKIARSVAEGDLTTVVTLKPGDTGSMLYALQGMQQQLTSMVTHIRDSSEFVSNASGEIAMGNIDLSQRTENQASSLAQTANSVESLNQTVRQNAGNAEQARQLAVSAAQTAQRGSTQVDKVVNTMAGISAESKKMFDIIAAIEGIAFQTNILALNAAVEAARAGEQGRGFAVVASEVRNLAQRSAIASKEIKSLIETSIAKVDMGSEVVGHAGKTMTEILASVEGLSTILNEISSASAEQSHGIAQITNEIGLMDQTTQQNAALVEESAAAAASLKEEAQKLWQALLVFKVH, encoded by the coding sequence ATGATATCCACTCCTTCTCCGGCCCGCTTTGGTTTGCGGGCAAAAATGCTGTTTGCCGTGCTGGCCATGGTGCTGGCTGGTTTTGCCGTCACCATCAGTCTGCTGACCAGACAGGCTGGCAGCATGCAGCAGGAGTCAGCCCAGCAATATGCGAAGCAACTGGCCATCAATAATGCTGGCAAAGTGGCAGAACGCATCAACCTCGCGCTGCATGCGGCACGCAGCCTGGCGCTGGAACTGGCTGCGATGCAGGCCAGCGGCAAGGCGGACCGCGCCAATGCCGACCTGTTATTGAAAAGCGTGCTGGAAGGTCACCCTGAATTTACGGGTGTGGGCACGATATGGGAAGCCAATGCTTTCGATGGCAACGATGGCGAATACGCAGGCAAGGAAGGCCATGATGCGACTGGACGCTACCTGCCCTACTGGAACCGCGGCAGCGGCAAGACCCAGGTCGAAGCGCTGACTGATTATGAGAAAGAAGGTGCGGGCGACTATTATCTGCTGGCGAAAAAAAGCGGTAATGAAGTCTTGCTTGAACCGTATATGTACAAAATCGCTGGCAAGGATGTATTCATGACCACGGTCACCGTTCCGGTCAAGGCCAAGGGCCAGGTTATAGGCGCGGTGACGGTGGATTTGCCGGTAGCGGGTTTCCAGGAAGATGTCAGCAAAATCCACCCTTATGAAACCGGCTATGCCAGCCTGATATCCAATAACGGTATCTATATCGGTGATGCCGATGCCAAAAACGTCGGACAGAATATCGGTGACAGCGCTGCTGCCAAAACCGCCAAGGCAGCCATCAAGGCTGGCCAGACATATAGCGATACTGTTGAGCACAGCGGCATGCAGACTGCGGTGAACCGCATCTACGTGCCCATACAGATAGGGGCAACCACAACGCCATGGTCTTTTGTTATCAGCGTGCCAGAAAACAAAATCCTGGCTGACGTGCATTACCTGCGCAATACCGCCATCCTGATCGGTATCTTCAGCGTACTGGTAGTATCGGCCATCCTGACATTCGTGATTAACAGACTGGTCATTGCGCCGCTGGGTGGTGAACCTGATGTCGCCGTCAAGATTGCCAGGAGTGTAGCTGAAGGAGACCTGACCACGGTAGTGACATTAAAACCCGGCGACACCGGCAGCATGCTGTATGCCCTGCAAGGCATGCAACAACAACTGACGTCCATGGTCACGCATATCCGCGACAGCAGCGAGTTTGTCTCGAATGCATCAGGCGAAATTGCCATGGGTAATATCGATCTGTCGCAAAGGACAGAGAACCAGGCATCATCCCTCGCACAAACTGCCAATAGCGTGGAAAGCCTGAACCAGACTGTCAGGCAAAATGCCGGCAATGCCGAGCAGGCGCGCCAGCTCGCCGTCTCGGCAGCGCAGACTGCGCAACGCGGCAGCACCCAGGTAGATAAAGTGGTCAATACCATGGCAGGCATCTCGGCTGAATCGAAGAAGATGTTTGACATCATCGCCGCCATTGAGGGCATCGCCTTCCAGACCAATATCCTGGCGCTGAATGCGGCAGTCGAGGCGGCCAGGGCGGGTGAACAGGGCAGGGGCTTTGCCGTGGTCGCGTCAGAAGTACGCAACCTGGCCCAGCGCAGCGCCATCGCTTCGAAAGAAATCAAGTCACTGATAGAAACCTCGATTGCCAAAGTCGATATGGGTTCCGAGGTCGTGGGTCATGCAGGCAAGACCATGACCGAGATACTGGCGTCAGTTGAAGGCCTCTCGACGATACTCAATGAAATCTCCAGCGCCTCTGCCGAACAAAGTCATGGCATCGCCCAGATCACGAATGAGATAGGTCTGATGGACCAAACTACCCAGCAAAATGCGGCGCTGGTGGAAGAGTCAGCAGCGGCGGCAGCTTCACTGAAAGAAGAAGCGCAAAAATTGTGGCAGGCACTGCTGGTGTTCAAGGTGCATTAA
- a CDS encoding ANTAR domain-containing response regulator codes for MLKAVILDANAVARNLLTSVLMNGGHEVVGDANLAPASLARVIKLKPQIVCVDIGETDEEGLALLDKIRADLPKALLFLVSSKIDATVLQTAQERGVHGFIVKPFNSVAVLTSIRNTIIRIAKQQRAGAAEAAPEAGGETATE; via the coding sequence ATGCTAAAAGCCGTCATCCTGGATGCCAATGCTGTTGCCCGCAATTTGTTGACCTCTGTTCTGATGAATGGGGGGCATGAAGTGGTGGGAGATGCCAACCTGGCACCCGCCAGTCTGGCCCGCGTGATCAAGCTCAAGCCCCAGATCGTCTGTGTCGATATAGGCGAAACTGATGAAGAAGGCCTGGCCTTGCTCGACAAGATCAGGGCAGACTTGCCCAAGGCATTATTATTCCTGGTGTCATCAAAAATCGATGCGACTGTATTGCAGACTGCGCAGGAGCGTGGTGTCCATGGCTTCATCGTCAAGCCTTTCAATTCTGTTGCCGTGCTGACTTCCATACGCAATACCATCATACGTATTGCCAAACAGCAAAGAGCAGGTGCAGCGGAAGCGGCCCCAGAGGCTGGCGGCGAAACGGCGACGGAATAA
- a CDS encoding sensor histidine kinase has product MAVWVRNQAYASKKEATLLTLALLVGAGISYGIISGTNYATKYLAYGAENMEFAVGGSITATSASTPKADKPAAGITVRPVEESDKDKSSSKIEHSPALKMLLQGFSFMLVFGLVTYIAGAIDLWYFFRQKKRLLEVMRQRELSLAQEARREAELRLSVLAAQVEPHFLFNTLAGVRSAILTEPERATAIVDHLVDYLRATIPQMRNDGSSAQARLRQQLEAASAYLGLMQARIPRLSYSVDSEVTDAALPPLMLISLVENAVKHGVEPKVGAVHIAVHAKKINRYGEDMLELTVADNGVGFAGSSSGTGIGLANIHERLESTYGIRASLVLKARTEGGVAATILLPLEA; this is encoded by the coding sequence ATGGCAGTATGGGTCAGGAACCAGGCATATGCCAGCAAGAAAGAAGCCACTTTACTTACGCTGGCCTTATTGGTGGGGGCAGGTATCAGCTATGGCATTATTTCCGGCACTAACTATGCCACCAAATACCTGGCTTATGGTGCTGAAAATATGGAATTCGCCGTCGGCGGCAGCATTACCGCCACCAGTGCGTCAACACCTAAAGCCGACAAGCCGGCGGCAGGTATTACGGTGCGCCCGGTCGAAGAGAGTGATAAAGACAAGAGCAGCAGCAAGATTGAGCATTCACCTGCATTGAAAATGTTGTTACAAGGTTTTTCCTTCATGCTGGTGTTTGGCCTTGTTACTTATATTGCAGGCGCGATTGATCTCTGGTATTTCTTCCGCCAGAAAAAACGCTTGCTGGAAGTCATGCGCCAGCGTGAACTCAGCCTCGCCCAAGAGGCTCGCCGTGAAGCAGAATTGCGCTTGTCGGTACTGGCGGCGCAGGTAGAACCGCACTTCCTGTTCAATACCCTGGCTGGTGTACGTTCTGCCATCCTCACTGAACCAGAAAGAGCCACCGCCATCGTTGATCATCTCGTCGATTATTTGCGTGCCACCATACCGCAAATGCGCAATGACGGCAGTTCTGCCCAGGCCAGGCTAAGGCAACAACTGGAAGCTGCCAGCGCTTACCTGGGTCTGATGCAGGCGCGCATACCGCGCCTCAGTTATAGCGTCGATAGTGAAGTGACAGATGCCGCATTGCCTCCACTGATGCTGATTTCGCTGGTAGAGAATGCCGTCAAACATGGTGTGGAACCCAAGGTAGGTGCGGTGCATATTGCAGTCCATGCGAAGAAAATCAATCGTTACGGCGAAGACATGCTGGAACTGACTGTTGCTGACAATGGCGTTGGCTTTGCAGGCAGCAGTTCTGGCACTGGCATAGGTCTGGCAAATATCCACGAAAGGCTGGAATCGACCTATGGAATACGCGCCAGCCTGGTGTTGAAAGCAAGAACTGAAGGCGGTGTTGCCGCGACCATATTGCTGCCTCTGGAAGCCTGA
- a CDS encoding LytTR family DNA-binding domain-containing protein translates to MTTAIIADDEDLPRKELRRMLNKVWPELEILAECEHGAEALEAIHQEEPDIAFLDIRMPGMTGLDVAHAVKGRCHAVFTTAYDSHALDAFAAGAVDYLLKPVSEIRLQEAVTRLKERIASKQPVADVSQLMSELDKRLKNTTAERIRWISASVGDTIKMFPVEKILFFSSDEKYTRVVCADDEAHVRKPLKEIMDGLDPDIFWQVHRGTVVRADAITRAHRDELGKYTVELRGLQEKLKVSQAYAWRFKPM, encoded by the coding sequence ATGACCACAGCCATCATCGCCGACGACGAAGATTTACCACGTAAAGAATTACGCCGCATGCTCAATAAAGTCTGGCCAGAGCTGGAGATACTGGCTGAATGTGAACACGGTGCAGAAGCGCTGGAAGCCATACACCAGGAAGAGCCGGATATCGCTTTTCTGGACATACGCATGCCCGGCATGACTGGCCTCGATGTGGCCCATGCCGTCAAAGGGCGCTGCCATGCCGTCTTCACCACAGCTTATGACAGCCATGCACTGGATGCCTTTGCCGCTGGTGCCGTTGATTATCTGCTCAAGCCTGTGTCTGAAATCAGGTTGCAGGAAGCAGTCACCAGATTAAAAGAACGCATCGCCAGCAAACAACCAGTGGCAGATGTCAGCCAGCTCATGTCTGAACTCGACAAGCGTCTGAAGAATACGACCGCAGAGCGGATACGCTGGATCAGTGCCAGCGTGGGCGACACCATCAAGATGTTCCCGGTAGAAAAAATCCTGTTCTTCAGTTCAGATGAAAAATACACGCGTGTAGTCTGTGCCGATGATGAAGCCCATGTACGCAAGCCCTTGAAAGAAATCATGGATGGTCTTGATCCTGATATCTTCTGGCAAGTGCATCGCGGCACCGTAGTGCGCGCTGATGCGATTACTCGCGCACACAGGGATGAACTGGGCAAGTACACGGTGGAGTTGCGGGGTTTGCAGGAAAAGCTCAAGGTCAGTCAGGCTTATGCATGGCGCTTCAAACCAATGTAG
- a CDS encoding pitrilysin family protein produces the protein MKWKTMAAVGGLYLGMMAGTAQAVTADQVKTFTLPNGMKFLVLENSTIPNANMYTYWKVGSRNEVPGITGLSHFFEHMMFNGSKKFGPKQFDRTMEANGGANNAYTSNDLTVYQDWFPASALPTIFDLESDRIANLSIDPKMVESERGVVLSERSTGLENSNLRALWGEVYASAFRAHPYSIPTIGHESDIKAWTQDDLQRYFNVYYSPNNAVAVIVGDVKAAEVKRLAEQYFANVPQRALPPVVRTVEPEQKGERRVFVRKESATAANLMVSYKMPATSNPDYYALSVIASILTDGKTSRMYQALVDQRLATQVGADHGKNFDPGLFNFFAVAANKVPAAKVEAALLAEIDKLVKDGVTADELQKVKNQKLLNFYRTQETINGKAAQLGEYEMFFGDYKKLFDAPDAYRKLTPADIQNVAAKYFKKSQRTVGVLAAVEE, from the coding sequence ATGAAGTGGAAAACCATGGCTGCCGTCGGCGGTCTGTATCTGGGCATGATGGCGGGGACGGCCCAGGCTGTCACTGCTGATCAGGTGAAAACCTTTACGCTGCCAAATGGCATGAAGTTCCTGGTATTGGAAAACAGCACGATACCCAATGCGAACATGTACACCTACTGGAAAGTCGGTTCGCGTAATGAAGTACCGGGTATTACCGGCCTCTCGCATTTCTTTGAACACATGATGTTCAATGGCTCGAAAAAATTCGGCCCCAAGCAATTTGACCGTACCATGGAAGCCAATGGCGGCGCCAATAATGCCTACACCAGCAATGACCTGACGGTATATCAGGACTGGTTCCCGGCCAGTGCCCTGCCGACCATTTTTGATCTCGAAAGCGACCGCATCGCCAATCTCAGCATAGACCCAAAGATGGTTGAGAGCGAGCGCGGCGTGGTCTTGTCCGAACGCAGCACAGGCCTGGAAAACTCGAATCTGCGTGCGCTGTGGGGGGAAGTCTATGCGTCGGCATTCCGTGCCCATCCTTATTCCATTCCTACTATCGGCCATGAGTCCGACATCAAGGCCTGGACGCAGGATGACTTGCAGCGTTATTTCAATGTCTATTATTCCCCGAATAATGCGGTGGCTGTCATCGTTGGTGATGTCAAGGCAGCAGAAGTAAAACGCCTGGCCGAGCAGTATTTTGCCAATGTGCCGCAACGTGCGCTGCCGCCTGTCGTGCGCACGGTAGAGCCTGAGCAAAAAGGCGAGCGCCGGGTGTTTGTCCGCAAGGAATCTGCGACTGCTGCCAATCTCATGGTTTCGTACAAGATGCCAGCGACCAGCAACCCTGATTACTATGCGCTGAGTGTCATCGCCAGCATACTCACCGATGGCAAGACTTCACGCATGTATCAGGCCCTGGTAGATCAGCGTCTGGCAACCCAGGTCGGTGCCGATCATGGCAAGAATTTTGACCCCGGCCTGTTCAATTTCTTTGCCGTTGCTGCCAACAAGGTACCTGCCGCCAAGGTTGAGGCTGCCTTGCTGGCCGAGATAGATAAGCTGGTCAAGGATGGTGTCACGGCAGATGAATTGCAAAAAGTAAAAAACCAGAAACTCCTGAATTTCTATCGTACCCAGGAAACCATCAATGGCAAGGCAGCCCAGCTGGGTGAATATGAAATGTTCTTTGGCGATTACAAGAAACTGTTTGACGCACCAGATGCCTATCGCAAATTGACTCCTGCCGATATCCAGAACGTTGCTGCCAAATACTTTAAAAAATCACAAAGAACAGTAGGCGTGCTAGCTGCTGTGGAGGAATAA
- a CDS encoding prolyl oligopeptidase family serine peptidase yields the protein MIRIKPLFAAAALALSASASYQIQAGNVAESGYQLPPAELQAVVDAPRGPLFRLGPQRKTALLLTLPGLPGIADVSQPELRLAGLRINPRTRAASHFDFGNGMSLLDVATGKAREVKGLPAKLKIAETAWSPDEQWLAFSLWVEGGVELWLLDIKKGTARRLMADKLNAVTGPGFSWIEGSEKILVRLTPLHQKELPPLPAVPAGPNMQETKGGKTLQNRIYPDMLRTARDSDTLDWYLQTQLGIVNLNGELRRITRPMTLIKSLASPDGKLILTTQLRRPYSTMLPVDRFGQLIELWDIQGKKVKTVAERPLRERIPTGNDAVQAGPRDFGWRTDKPATLYWLEAQAGGDPEVNSKTHDALFQQAAPFDAPAQKIMDLGWRFGNVQWGNDYLAVVTENWVKTRDTRTWRIQPGVPDSKPELMFARKSEDQYSNPGNPVMTQNAQGRLVLRISPDGKAIFFTGTGASAEGDRPFLDKFDLTNKQITRLWRSQAPYYEEILALLNDKGNSFITSRESVEERPNFYFYDLQTSAAPRALTQFPHPMPQFKGIKKQQIRYEREDGVDLTATLYLPPGYDPKRDGPRPVLMWAYPREFKSAEAAGQVLGSPYKFNRISYNGPLPMLARGYVVLDGPTMPIIGEGKKEPNDTYLEQLKMDAEAAVDEVVRLGVGDRNRIAIGGHSYGAFMTANLLAHTRFFRAGIARSGAYNRSLTPFGFQSEDRNYWKANKVYQEMSPFNFAHQFKDPILFIHGEQDNNSGTFPMQSERMYQAIQGLGGATRLSMLPNESHSYRARESILHMLWEQDRWLEMYVKNAKPDGNRE from the coding sequence ATGATACGTATCAAACCCTTGTTCGCCGCCGCTGCACTCGCTCTGTCAGCGTCGGCAAGTTACCAGATCCAGGCTGGCAATGTAGCAGAATCCGGCTACCAGCTGCCGCCGGCAGAATTACAGGCTGTAGTCGATGCACCCAGGGGGCCGCTGTTCCGCCTGGGGCCGCAACGCAAGACGGCTCTGCTGCTGACCCTGCCTGGCTTGCCCGGGATTGCCGATGTCTCCCAGCCAGAACTGCGTCTTGCGGGTTTGCGCATCAATCCACGCACCCGCGCCGCCAGCCATTTTGATTTTGGCAATGGCATGAGTTTGCTCGATGTAGCGACCGGCAAAGCGCGTGAAGTCAAAGGTTTGCCAGCCAAACTCAAGATAGCTGAAACCGCCTGGTCACCCGATGAACAGTGGCTGGCCTTCAGCCTGTGGGTAGAAGGTGGCGTCGAACTATGGTTGCTGGATATCAAAAAAGGCACGGCCCGTCGCCTGATGGCCGACAAGCTGAATGCCGTAACCGGCCCCGGTTTTTCCTGGATAGAAGGTTCAGAAAAAATACTGGTCAGGTTGACGCCCCTGCATCAAAAGGAATTGCCACCCCTGCCTGCAGTACCCGCCGGGCCGAATATGCAAGAGACCAAGGGCGGCAAAACGCTGCAAAACCGCATTTATCCAGACATGCTGAGGACCGCGCGTGATAGCGACACTCTGGACTGGTATCTGCAGACCCAGCTCGGCATCGTCAACCTGAATGGTGAGTTGCGCCGTATCACTCGTCCCATGACGCTGATCAAATCCCTGGCTTCACCAGATGGCAAGCTGATCCTGACCACGCAATTGCGCCGCCCCTACTCCACCATGCTGCCGGTAGATCGTTTTGGCCAGTTGATTGAGCTCTGGGATATCCAGGGCAAAAAAGTCAAGACGGTGGCTGAGCGCCCTCTGCGTGAACGCATCCCTACAGGCAATGATGCCGTGCAGGCCGGGCCACGCGACTTTGGCTGGCGCACCGACAAACCCGCGACCCTGTACTGGCTGGAAGCGCAGGCGGGTGGCGACCCTGAAGTGAACAGCAAGACCCATGATGCCCTGTTCCAGCAGGCGGCCCCGTTTGATGCCCCAGCACAAAAAATCATGGACCTGGGCTGGCGTTTTGGTAATGTACAGTGGGGCAATGATTACCTCGCCGTGGTGACAGAGAACTGGGTCAAGACCCGCGATACCCGCACCTGGCGCATACAGCCTGGCGTACCTGACAGCAAGCCCGAGCTCATGTTTGCCCGCAAGTCAGAAGATCAGTACAGCAATCCCGGTAACCCGGTCATGACCCAGAATGCCCAGGGTCGCCTGGTTTTGCGCATCAGCCCTGACGGCAAGGCTATCTTCTTCACCGGCACCGGTGCCAGTGCCGAGGGTGACCGGCCCTTCCTTGATAAATTCGACCTGACCAATAAACAGATTACCCGCTTGTGGCGCTCGCAAGCACCATATTACGAAGAGATACTGGCTTTGCTGAATGACAAGGGCAACAGCTTTATTACCAGCCGCGAGTCAGTTGAAGAAAGGCCAAACTTCTATTTCTATGACTTGCAGACCAGTGCGGCACCGCGCGCCCTGACGCAATTCCCGCATCCCATGCCACAGTTCAAGGGCATCAAGAAACAGCAAATCCGTTATGAACGTGAAGATGGGGTTGACCTGACCGCCACTTTGTATCTGCCACCTGGATATGACCCCAAGCGCGATGGCCCACGCCCTGTGCTGATGTGGGCTTACCCGCGTGAATTTAAATCAGCAGAAGCGGCTGGCCAGGTACTGGGTTCACCCTACAAGTTCAACCGTATTTCCTATAACGGTCCGCTGCCCATGCTGGCCCGTGGCTATGTCGTACTGGATGGCCCTACCATGCCAATCATAGGTGAAGGCAAGAAAGAACCAAACGATACCTATCTGGAACAACTGAAGATGGATGCAGAGGCAGCCGTCGATGAAGTCGTGCGTCTGGGCGTGGGAGACCGCAACCGTATCGCCATCGGTGGCCATAGCTATGGTGCCTTCATGACGGCCAATCTGCTGGCACACACCCGCTTTTTCCGTGCCGGGATTGCCCGTTCCGGTGCCTATAACCGCAGCCTGACGCCTTTTGGCTTCCAGTCCGAAGACCGGAATTACTGGAAGGCCAATAAGGTCTATCAGGAAATGTCGCCCTTCAATTTTGCCCACCAGTTCAAGGACCCGATCCTGTTCATCCATGGTGAACAAGACAATAACTCTGGCACCTTCCCCATGCAAAGCGAACGCATGTACCAGGCCATACAGGGCCTGGGTGGTGCCACCAGATTGTCGATGCTGCCGAATGAAAGCCATAGCTACCGCGCCCGCGAATCGATATTGCACATGCTGTGGGAGCAAGACCGCTGGCTGGAGATGTATGTCAAGAATGCCAAGCCGGACGGTAACCGGGAATAA
- a CDS encoding pitrilysin family protein, with protein MMTQKMISKKTLACSLVGLASLSLLAANSQAAEFRLPAFETTKLPNGLTVYLMERHDVPLIAVRAVVKAGAVSDADKAGLANLTGDALLLGSSKFDKKTLDQSFDFRGGRIASSTSTESTSLNADFASADVDVLLPMFADAVLHPSFEAEEFSKLRSRTVDGLKQAKESPRNVVQTYYRSMLFGNGAYANPVTGTVNSVTALQVQDAKKFHASYYRPENAALVIVGDFKPSAMRAQLASLFGAWKATTAVPATVANGKVETDKARVWLVNKSDAVETTFLFGGKGIARNDPDYVPLQVINTILGGRFTSWLNDELRVNSGLTYGAGSSFSPLAETGSFAVSSFTATPKTEAALALAAKTYQRLWDKGIDAATLESAKAYVKGQFPPRFETNQQLSGLLADMFVAKVGREQIDHFMRDVDGLNVEKAKQLVDKHFPRDKLQMVLIGKAESIRSIAANYGEVTELDITGNGFAPGAK; from the coding sequence ATGATGACTCAGAAAATGATCAGTAAGAAAACTCTGGCCTGCAGTTTGGTCGGTCTGGCCAGCCTGAGCTTGCTGGCTGCAAATAGCCAGGCTGCCGAATTCCGCCTGCCCGCTTTTGAAACCACCAAACTGCCGAATGGCCTGACCGTGTATCTGATGGAGCGCCATGATGTGCCCCTGATTGCCGTGCGCGCTGTCGTCAAGGCCGGTGCCGTCAGTGATGCTGACAAAGCAGGTCTGGCCAACCTGACTGGCGATGCCTTGTTGTTAGGCAGCAGCAAGTTTGATAAAAAGACCCTGGACCAGAGCTTTGATTTTCGCGGTGGACGCATAGCCAGCAGCACTTCTACAGAATCGACTTCCCTGAACGCGGATTTTGCCAGTGCCGATGTGGATGTACTCTTGCCCATGTTTGCTGATGCGGTATTGCACCCCTCATTTGAAGCAGAAGAATTTAGCAAGCTGCGTTCACGAACTGTAGATGGCCTGAAGCAAGCCAAAGAAAGCCCGCGCAATGTCGTGCAAACCTATTACCGCAGCATGCTGTTCGGTAATGGCGCTTATGCCAATCCCGTCACTGGCACGGTCAACAGCGTGACAGCGCTGCAGGTTCAGGATGCCAAAAAATTCCATGCAAGTTATTACAGGCCAGAAAATGCCGCCCTGGTGATCGTCGGTGACTTCAAGCCCAGCGCCATGCGCGCCCAGTTGGCCAGCTTGTTCGGTGCATGGAAAGCTACCACTGCCGTGCCTGCAACTGTCGCCAACGGCAAGGTCGAGACAGACAAGGCCCGCGTCTGGCTGGTCAACAAGTCAGACGCGGTCGAAACCACCTTCCTGTTCGGTGGCAAGGGCATAGCACGCAATGACCCTGACTATGTACCGCTGCAAGTCATCAATACCATTTTGGGTGGGCGTTTTACTTCCTGGCTCAATGATGAGTTGCGTGTCAATTCTGGCCTGACCTATGGCGCAGGCAGTAGTTTCAGCCCGCTGGCTGAAACAGGTAGCTTTGCTGTTTCCAGTTTTACTGCCACTCCCAAGACTGAGGCCGCACTGGCACTTGCAGCCAAGACTTACCAGCGCCTGTGGGACAAGGGCATCGATGCCGCGACCCTGGAATCAGCCAAGGCCTATGTCAAAGGGCAGTTCCCGCCACGTTTTGAAACCAACCAGCAACTCTCTGGTTTGTTGGCTGACATGTTTGTTGCCAAGGTAGGGCGTGAACAAATTGATCACTTCATGCGTGATGTGGATGGCCTTAATGTAGAGAAAGCCAAACAACTGGTCGATAAACACTTCCCGCGTGACAAGCTGCAAATGGTATTGATAGGCAAGGCGGAAAGTATACGCAGCATTGCTGCCAATTATGGCGAAGTGACCGAACTCGACATTACTGGCAACGGCTTTGCACCCGGCGCAAAATAA